In Malaclemys terrapin pileata isolate rMalTer1 chromosome 11, rMalTer1.hap1, whole genome shotgun sequence, a single genomic region encodes these proteins:
- the LOC128845149 gene encoding endonuclease domain-containing 1 protein-like, with translation MSHRTMDWLMLLGCVSLWAGLTLAEVGSFSGCTEYFYQGAEPRGFATANTAEICQRYNNRYHFATLYDRPNRIPRWSAYTLGNAACSGQPRKRSQWFVEPQLAHPDESPEMTTEADSTLTLDERRSSQAINEDYEDPSYDRGHLNPNTFQCNDSRMATFTLTNAAPMDPCFNRIHWYKLEKTLKTQLTMRCRSVGGTPYLVTGAVPSDREKSPIEGEDKKGDRNRPYNRVSVPSHIWTAVCCDHRDNNRKFSFAFIGENQEASSLQIIPVEQLNAELSRLYKTSAPVEVFADDFGSESQKGQEVLSAIKKALYNSFQNLLTDPYSQLVKRRKLDRATTQGMTSKNLDQNNVQLTRFLMDISSLADGHSQFEKTYEQDDLAPAVARVARASGTSDPVCPFDELNFGVTSTGWSCVKETSCACQGYKYSWCYTSDKNDWDYCCTEECTVNPESKRYECPRGDGSTTQCSPHGYSMQTISGTACQSDHPCGLYGKRYFWCYTDDKKKWDYCCSPQHYCGNHGYGYQWCYIQDPEKSWQYCTP, from the exons ATGTCTCACCGAACCATGGACTGGCTGATGCTCCTCGGGTGTGTCTCACTGTGGGCGGGGCTGACGCTGGCTGAAGTGGGGTCATTCAGTGGCTGCACAGAATATTTCTACCAAGGAGCTGAGCCACGTGGCTTTGCCACGGCCAACACGGCCGAGATCTGCCAGAGGTACAACAATCGGTACCACTTTGCGACCCTCTATGACAGGCCCAACCGGATCCCGCGCTGGTCGGCGTACACCCTGGGTAATGCTGCCTGCTCAGGGCAGCCCCGGAAGAGGAGCCAGTGGTTTGTGGAGCCCCAG CTGGCTCATCCGGATGAGTCCCCAGAAATGACGACGGAGGCTGACTCAACACTGACCCTGGACGAGCGGAGATCCAGCCAGGCCATCAATGAGGATTATGAAGACCCGTCATACGACCGGGGGCACCTGAACCCAAACACCTTCCAGTGTAATGACAGCCGCATGGCCACCTTCACCCTCACCAACGCTGCCCCCATGGACCCTTGCTTCAACCGGATCCACTGGTACAAACTGGAGAAAACCCTCAAGACACAGCTAACTATGCGCTGCAGAAGTGTGGGAGGCACCCCCTACCTGGTGACAGGAGCAGTTCCCAGTGACCGTGAGAAAAGCCCCATAGAGGGGGAGGACAAGAAAGGGGACCGTAACCGGCCATACAACCGGGTCTCGGTGCCCAGCCACATCTGGACAGCTGTTTGCTGCGACCATAGGGACAACAACCGCAAATTCTCCTTCGCCTTCATAGGAGAGAACCAGGAGGCATCTAGTCTTCAAATCATCCCCGTGGAGCAGCTAAACGCAGAGCTATCGCGTTTGTACAAGACTTCTGCGCCAGTCGAGGTCTTTGCAGATGACTTCGGCTCCGAGAGCCAGAAAGGCCAAGAGGTTTTATCAGCAATAAAGAAAGCCTTGTACAATAGCTTCCAGAACTTGCTAACAGACCCTTACTCCCAGCTAGTGAAGAGGCGTAAACTGGACAGGGCAACCACCCAGGGGATGACAAGCAAGAACCTGGATCAGAACAACGTGCAGCTGACGAGGTTCTTGATGGATATTTCCAGCCTGGCAGACGGGCATAGCCAGTTTGAGAAGACGTACGAACAGGACGACCTGGCCCCTGCTGTGGCTAGAGTGGCAAGAGCTTCTGGGACTTCGGACCCAGTCTGCCCCTTCGACGAGCTGAACTTTGGTGTAACATCCACAGGGTGGAGCTGTGTTAAGGAGACCAGCTGTGCGTGTCAAGGATACAAATACAGCTGGTGTTACACGTCTGACAAGAATGACTGGGATTACTGCTGTACAGAGGAGTGCACAGTGAATCCAGAGTCTAAACGATACGAGTGCCCACGAGGAGATGGTTCCACCACACAATGCTCACCCCACGGTTACTCCATGCAGACCATCTCTGGGACGGCCTGTCAGTCTGACCATCCATGTGGCCTTTATGGGAAAAGATACTTCTGGTGCTAtacagatgataaaaaaaaatgggactactgctgctccccccagcacTATTGTGGGAACCACGGCTATGGCTACCAGTGGTGTTACATCCAGGACCCAGAGAAGTCCTGGCAGTACTGCACCCCGTGA